A stretch of Porites lutea chromosome 5, jaPorLute2.1, whole genome shotgun sequence DNA encodes these proteins:
- the LOC140937912 gene encoding uncharacterized protein F54H12.2-like, whose protein sequence is MNPLPITQLSIALFYKDTAGKMNVVSPLAADDEANLGLKARCEFTKEGHTVDMMGPIHSDIFFQDRLMLNGVNLRIKLNRAKNMFCLVSSAAGANLKWLSQKPSCHAAGLKHSSANYPIRRIDCKVLSIPRGFSGFNPDNIFLGQIPKCIVLGLVDTEAYNGSYRTNPFYFKHHNLTQVGVYVDGEQIPRKPLFLNFDAAGGQNVIAGYQSLFSGIGKISQDVGSQINRSDYGSGYTLFAFDLTPDHCPGDHFEVIKQGNLRLELHFSEALANTVNLIVYAEFQNVIEFDANRNVLYDYTNYNGHHSTDSYFEKG, encoded by the exons atgaacccattacccaTTACCCAACTTTCTATTGCCTTGTTTTACAAAGATACTGCTGGAAAGATGAATGTAGTGAGCCCCTTGGCTGCAGACGATGAAGCAAACCTTGGATTAAAGGCTCGCTGTGAGTTTACCAAAGAGGGTCATACCGTGGATATGATGGGACCCATTCACAGTGATATATTCTTTCAAGACCGGTTGATGCTCAATGGAGTTAATTTAAGAATCAAACTAAACCGAGCCAAGAATATGTTTTGTCTTGTGTCCTCAGCAGCCGGAGCTAATTTAAAGTGGTTATCACAGAAGCCATCTT GCCATGCAGCTGGGCTAAAACACTCCAGCGCCAACTACCCCATTCGCAGAATCGACTGTAAAGTACTCTCTATTCCAAGAGGATTTAGCGGTTTTAACCCTGACAACATCTTTTTGGGTCAAATTCCCAAGTGCATAGTATTGGGATTAGTGGACACAGAGGCTTACAATGGGAGTTATCGTACCAACCCCTTCTACTTCAAACACCACAACTTAACTCAAGTGGGTGTGTACGTGGACGGAGAACAAATTCCCCGAAAACCTTTGTTCCTGAATTTTGACGCCGCTGGTGGTCAAAATGTGATAGCCGGTTATCAAAGTCTTTTCTCTGGTATTGGAAAGATTTCCCAAGATGTGGGCAGTCAGATAAATAGAAGTGATTACGGCTCTGGTTACACTTTATTTGCATTTGATTTGACCCCAGATCACTGCCCGGGAGATCATTTTGAGGTCATAAAACAAGGAAACCTGCGCTTGGAGCTTCATTTCTCGGAAGCACTCGCCAACACGGTTAACCTTATCGTCTACGCTGAATTTCAAAACGTGATTGAGTTCGACGCAAACCGAAACGTTCTTTACGACTACACAAACTACAATGGACACCATTCAACTGACtcttattttgagaaaggatAA